A window of the Microvirga terrae genome harbors these coding sequences:
- a CDS encoding ABC transporter ATP-binding protein: protein MSDAVLRVKDLQTQFQTRAGVLKAVDGVSFEVGRGRILGLVGESGSGKSVTGYSILGLVEPPGRIAGGEVLLNGKDLTRLRGEAMRQVRGAQIAMVFQDPMMTLNPVLKIGTQMIAAVRAHDRASRKAARARARDALAKVGIPSPEERLDSYPHQLSGGMRQRVAIAIALLHSPAVIIADEPTTALDVSIQGQILAEVRRLADQTGTAFVWVTHDLAVVSSLADDICVMYAGKVVESGPAAEVIASPRHPYTAGLLASVPAEHKPGTKLPQVPGSTPSLANLPPGCAFAPRCAKAGPACTTTPPVQTFEDGRTALCHYPIEPISCQPHSLTSHTYRSAS from the coding sequence ATGAGCGACGCGGTTCTTCGTGTCAAAGACCTTCAGACCCAGTTCCAGACCCGTGCTGGGGTGCTGAAGGCCGTCGACGGCGTCAGCTTCGAAGTCGGGCGTGGCCGCATTCTTGGGCTTGTCGGCGAGTCGGGATCGGGCAAAAGCGTCACGGGCTACTCCATTCTCGGCCTGGTCGAGCCGCCCGGCAGGATCGCGGGCGGCGAGGTTCTCCTGAACGGAAAGGACCTCACGCGCCTGAGAGGCGAGGCCATGCGTCAAGTTCGCGGCGCCCAGATCGCCATGGTCTTCCAGGACCCGATGATGACGCTCAATCCGGTCCTCAAGATCGGAACGCAGATGATCGCGGCAGTGAGGGCTCACGACAGGGCCTCACGCAAGGCGGCACGCGCGAGAGCACGCGACGCCCTCGCCAAAGTGGGCATTCCGAGCCCCGAGGAGCGTCTCGACTCCTATCCGCACCAGCTCTCCGGCGGCATGCGTCAACGGGTGGCCATCGCCATCGCGCTCCTGCATAGCCCCGCGGTCATCATTGCGGACGAGCCGACGACAGCGCTCGACGTCTCCATCCAAGGTCAAATCCTGGCGGAAGTGCGACGCCTCGCCGACCAGACCGGAACGGCTTTCGTCTGGGTCACCCATGACCTCGCAGTGGTGTCGAGCCTCGCGGACGACATCTGTGTCATGTATGCCGGGAAGGTGGTGGAAAGCGGGCCGGCCGCCGAGGTAATCGCGTCGCCGCGCCATCCCTATACGGCCGGTCTTCTGGCGTCCGTGCCCGCGGAGCATAAGCCTGGAACCAAGCTTCCTCAGGTTCCCGGATCGACGCCCTCGCTGGCTAACCTGCCACCCGGTTGCGCCTTTGCGCCTCGGTGCGCCAAGGCGGGACCCGCCTGCACGACGACACCGCCTGTTCAGACCTTCGAGGACGGACGTACCGCCCTCTGTCATTACCCGATCGAGCCCATTTCATGCCAGCCGCACTCCTTGACGTCGCACACGTATCGAAGCGCTTCGTAA
- a CDS encoding ABC transporter ATP-binding protein yields MPAALLDVAHVSKRFVKHPNLGERIAGLLGAGPKAETVRAVTDVSLTVAKGEVVGLVGESGCGKSTLGRMIAGIYTPSDGKILFDRTPVAKAQGRRTQKLTTRVQMIHQDPFASLNPRIRIGDTVAEGPVAHGIVKSREADDYVADLLGRVGLDPGYRRRFPHQFSGGQRQRIAIARALAMKPDLLVLDEPVASLDVSIQAQVLNLFMDLRRDLDLTGIFISHDLGVVRHVSDRVAIMYLGRIVELAPTAELYASPNHPYTRALFESVPRIGVGRKDFRPIAGEIPSPLHPPSGCHFHPRCPLAGPRCKREAPALAAIAPGRFSACHLNTGGTE; encoded by the coding sequence ATGCCAGCCGCACTCCTTGACGTCGCACACGTATCGAAGCGCTTCGTAAAGCATCCGAATCTCGGGGAGCGCATCGCCGGACTTCTCGGTGCCGGGCCGAAAGCCGAGACCGTGCGCGCGGTGACCGATGTCAGTCTCACGGTTGCCAAGGGCGAGGTCGTGGGCCTCGTCGGGGAGTCCGGCTGCGGGAAATCCACGCTTGGTCGGATGATCGCCGGGATCTACACGCCGAGCGACGGCAAGATCCTGTTCGATAGGACGCCTGTCGCGAAGGCGCAGGGACGGCGCACGCAGAAGCTGACGACGCGTGTCCAGATGATCCACCAGGATCCCTTCGCGAGCCTCAATCCGCGTATCCGGATCGGCGATACGGTGGCAGAAGGCCCGGTGGCGCACGGCATCGTGAAGTCCCGCGAGGCGGATGACTACGTGGCGGATCTGCTCGGGCGCGTTGGACTCGATCCCGGTTACCGCAGGCGGTTCCCGCATCAGTTCTCCGGTGGTCAGCGCCAGCGCATTGCCATCGCCCGTGCGCTTGCCATGAAGCCCGACCTTCTGGTGCTTGACGAGCCCGTGGCGTCCCTCGACGTTTCCATCCAGGCGCAGGTGCTCAATCTGTTCATGGACCTGCGTCGAGATTTGGATCTGACGGGAATCTTCATCAGCCACGATCTCGGCGTCGTGCGTCATGTCTCGGACCGGGTCGCGATCATGTATCTCGGCCGCATCGTCGAGCTGGCGCCGACTGCCGAACTCTATGCCAGCCCGAACCATCCCTATACGCGCGCACTCTTCGAGAGCGTGCCCCGCATCGGCGTGGGTCGGAAGGATTTTCGCCCGATCGCCGGCGAAATTCCATCCCCGCTTCACCCACCGAGCGGATGCCATTTCCATCCGCGGTGCCCCCTTGCGGGGCCCCGGTGCAAGCGCGAGGCGCCCGCGCTGGCCGCGATCGCTCCTGGCCGGTTCTCCGCCTGTCATCTCAACACCGGCGGCACGGAATAA
- a CDS encoding carboxypeptidase M32 → MTQQASLAALQERVAAVNDVLNAVSVLTWDSRTMMPTDGAETRGLQIATLTRLARDLLLAPETEKALEEAERATEGFGQDAAERRMVQQTRQAVEHHKRVPVSLIQERAALRTVAQAAWIDARSKSDFAVFSPYLARTIALSRAYADCIGWNEHPYDAMVSIYEPGETAASLKELFTTLRAGLQPILDAARARPQPRSDFLFRDFPEEGQRAFGLSLAERLGYDFRRGRLDTTVHPFEVSFTRNDVRITTRYNRNYLPASIFGTAHETGHGLYEQGVDAAHTRTTLATDLVGLYAVGGTSFGAHESQSRLWENHIVRSQTFWQRHFSDLRKHFPDQLGDVSADEFYRAVTRVEPGFIRVEADELTYDFHIMLRADIECALMDGSLAVDYLPEAWNAAIRRDLDLVVPDDARGVLQDVHWSTGYIGSFPTYTIGNVMGAQVMDTLCGRNPSLGDAITAGHYGILADELRTRIWQHGRRFTRDELLERETGRPLDPGPYLHYLRSKYAA, encoded by the coding sequence ATGACCCAGCAAGCTTCTCTCGCAGCGCTCCAGGAACGCGTTGCCGCCGTTAACGATGTGCTCAATGCCGTATCGGTGCTCACGTGGGATTCCCGCACGATGATGCCCACAGATGGAGCGGAAACCCGAGGCCTCCAGATCGCGACGCTGACCCGGCTTGCTCGCGATCTGCTCCTTGCGCCCGAAACAGAGAAAGCCTTAGAGGAGGCCGAGCGGGCGACGGAAGGCTTCGGGCAGGACGCTGCCGAACGACGCATGGTGCAGCAGACCCGTCAGGCGGTGGAGCACCATAAGCGTGTTCCGGTCTCTCTGATCCAGGAGCGGGCGGCTCTTCGCACAGTCGCGCAGGCGGCCTGGATCGACGCCCGATCGAAGAGCGACTTCGCTGTTTTCTCGCCCTATCTTGCCAGGACCATTGCGCTATCCCGGGCCTATGCCGATTGCATCGGCTGGAATGAGCACCCCTATGACGCCATGGTGTCTATCTACGAGCCTGGCGAGACCGCAGCGAGCCTGAAAGAGCTGTTCACGACATTGCGGGCCGGGCTTCAGCCCATCCTGGATGCCGCAAGGGCTCGTCCTCAACCCCGCTCTGACTTCCTGTTCCGCGATTTTCCGGAGGAAGGGCAGAGAGCCTTTGGCCTGAGCCTCGCGGAGAGGCTTGGCTATGACTTCCGGCGCGGGCGTCTGGACACCACCGTCCATCCGTTCGAAGTGTCGTTCACCCGCAACGACGTGCGGATCACGACCCGCTACAACCGCAACTACCTGCCAGCCTCCATTTTCGGCACCGCTCACGAGACCGGACACGGTCTCTACGAGCAGGGGGTCGATGCGGCTCATACCCGGACGACACTGGCGACTGACCTCGTTGGTCTCTATGCAGTCGGAGGAACGAGCTTTGGAGCCCATGAATCCCAGTCGCGCCTTTGGGAGAACCACATCGTTCGAAGCCAGACGTTCTGGCAGAGGCACTTCTCGGATCTGCGGAAGCATTTTCCGGATCAGCTTGGCGATGTCAGCGCAGACGAGTTCTATCGCGCCGTCACGCGCGTCGAGCCCGGTTTCATTCGCGTCGAGGCCGATGAACTGACTTATGATTTCCACATCATGCTGCGCGCGGATATCGAATGCGCGCTCATGGACGGCTCGCTTGCGGTCGACTATCTACCAGAAGCCTGGAACGCGGCGATCAGGCGTGATCTCGACCTTGTGGTACCGGACGATGCCCGCGGCGTCCTGCAGGATGTGCATTGGTCCACCGGCTATATCGGCTCGTTCCCGACCTATACCATCGGAAATGTTATGGGCGCTCAGGTGATGGACACCCTGTGTGGTCGTAATCCGTCTCTCGGTGATGCGATCACGGCCGGACATTATGGGATCCTGGCAGACGAACTGCGCACCCGGATCTGGCAGCACGGTCGCCGCTTTACGCGTGACGAACTGCTGGAGCGTGAAACGGGTCGCCCGCTCGATCCAGGCCCTTACCTTCACTATCTGCGCAGCAAATACGCTGCATGA
- a CDS encoding methyl-accepting chemotaxis protein, with protein sequence MALVAVIIFATAGTMWFAASRQVWSDLEVQQQQKAEQYLRSLSLVYAARVSGAEVKTEQGRVARIVSPPLTEFRDFAVVDDSVSYVGGNATIFTFDATQDAFIRRVTTVKKENGERAVGTALAPDSPAQAHVRRGEPYYGPTVLFGTQFYTAYQPTFDKTGKVNGILYVGVPVADLHDAYSSTMSMLTIAAGAIAILACIGALLIATRLFRPLKAITLRVEMLAEGDLESTIGYQDRGDEIGAVAKSLQVFRSGLIAQRQAAEVAALEQEARTRRAQMLDKLTQHFEEKVSSLTRRLSVSASDLESTAQSMTAVADKATHQSVGVASASQQTSANVQTVAAATEELSISIREISAQVAQSSSIAERAVTDAQRTNGIVQMLAGSADKIGHVVQLINSIASQTNLLALNATIEAARAGEAGKGFAVVASEVKELANQTSRATEEISGQIASVQQVTAEAVQAIQAIAGTIGEMSQISVAIAAAMEEQGAATAEISRNVHEAARGTEVVTGSIGEVRQAAGDTGAAATQVLAAAQELARHSASLGQEVDHFLSGVKAA encoded by the coding sequence ATGGCACTCGTCGCCGTGATCATTTTCGCGACGGCCGGAACCATGTGGTTTGCGGCCTCCCGACAGGTCTGGTCCGATCTGGAAGTGCAGCAGCAGCAGAAGGCCGAACAATATCTGCGCAGCCTTTCTCTGGTTTATGCTGCTCGGGTGTCCGGTGCCGAGGTCAAGACCGAGCAAGGACGGGTCGCTCGCATCGTGAGCCCCCCGCTGACTGAATTCAGAGATTTCGCGGTCGTCGACGATTCCGTGTCTTATGTCGGCGGGAACGCCACGATCTTCACCTTCGACGCAACCCAGGATGCGTTCATCCGCCGCGTGACAACCGTGAAGAAGGAAAACGGCGAACGGGCGGTCGGAACGGCCCTGGCTCCCGACAGTCCGGCCCAGGCTCATGTCCGCCGTGGAGAGCCCTATTACGGCCCGACCGTGCTCTTCGGCACTCAGTTCTACACCGCGTATCAGCCGACCTTCGACAAGACCGGCAAGGTCAATGGCATTCTCTATGTCGGCGTGCCGGTTGCCGATCTCCATGACGCCTATTCATCAACAATGTCGATGCTGACGATTGCAGCCGGTGCGATTGCTATCCTCGCGTGCATTGGCGCTCTGCTGATCGCCACGCGCCTTTTCCGGCCACTGAAGGCGATAACCCTCCGCGTCGAGATGTTGGCAGAAGGGGATCTCGAAAGCACCATCGGCTATCAGGATCGCGGCGACGAGATCGGTGCGGTGGCCAAGTCCCTGCAGGTCTTCAGGAGCGGCTTGATCGCACAGCGGCAGGCAGCTGAAGTGGCGGCCCTCGAGCAGGAGGCAAGGACGCGTCGCGCTCAGATGCTGGACAAACTCACGCAGCACTTCGAGGAGAAGGTCTCGTCCCTGACCCGTCGCCTGTCCGTGTCCGCATCCGACCTGGAATCGACCGCCCAATCCATGACCGCGGTTGCCGACAAGGCCACGCACCAGTCCGTCGGCGTCGCATCGGCGTCGCAGCAAACCTCCGCCAACGTGCAGACAGTCGCAGCCGCAACGGAGGAGTTGTCGATCTCGATCCGCGAGATCTCCGCACAGGTCGCTCAGTCGTCGAGCATTGCGGAACGAGCCGTGACGGATGCGCAGCGTACCAACGGAATCGTGCAGATGCTCGCGGGTTCTGCCGACAAAATCGGTCACGTCGTGCAACTCATCAACAGCATTGCGTCTCAGACCAATCTACTGGCCTTGAACGCGACCATCGAGGCGGCGCGCGCGGGCGAGGCCGGCAAGGGCTTCGCCGTGGTGGCAAGCGAGGTGAAGGAGCTCGCCAACCAGACGTCGCGGGCCACCGAGGAGATTTCGGGCCAGATTGCCAGCGTTCAGCAGGTCACCGCCGAGGCCGTGCAGGCCATCCAGGCGATCGCAGGCACGATCGGCGAGATGTCCCAGATCTCGGTGGCGATCGCGGCCGCCATGGAGGAGCAGGGGGCCGCCACGGCTGAGATCTCGCGCAATGTCCACGAGGCGGCCCGCGGCACCGAGGTCGTCACGGGCAGCATCGGAGAGGTTCGCCAGGCTGCTGGAGACACGGGAGCAGCAGCAACCCAGGTTCTCGCGGCTGCCCAGGAACTGGCGCGGCATTCCGCCAGCCTCGGACAGGAGGTCGATCACTTCTTGTCCGGCGTCAAAGCCGCATAA
- a CDS encoding siderophore-interacting protein produces the protein MTTSTTLRAKASVTLARPVRMMDKLCEHFVEHGRVDRSAHSARVEFEYGTALVEARDDALYLLAEGPDATGLAYVKWSLAEHIIGFVEGESPRIAWEGDGQAGTPLPYFREMHVVNATNVTPRMRRVRLKGRDLARFATGGMHVRLLFPPSSGRAPSWPVMGEDGRPVGPRGEDRPVMRIYTIREIDVERNEIEIDFVLHEGDNTPGSTWALQARPGDTIGIMGPGGGELPAADWYLFAGDETALPAISRILAELPSECRATVLLEVEDASEEQPLCSRAALDIRWMHRNGAPAGTTSLIEDAVRAIDVPSDERRRFIWAGCEQKSCRCLKRLLRQEWKIPTTEHQVVAYWRAGHSADQVEH, from the coding sequence ATGACGACATCAACCACTCTTCGCGCCAAGGCCTCGGTCACGCTCGCACGCCCCGTTCGGATGATGGACAAGCTCTGCGAGCATTTCGTCGAACATGGACGGGTCGACCGGTCCGCACACTCCGCCAGGGTGGAATTCGAATACGGCACTGCGTTAGTGGAAGCGCGTGACGACGCTCTCTACCTCCTTGCGGAAGGGCCTGATGCAACGGGTCTCGCATATGTCAAATGGAGCCTGGCGGAGCACATCATCGGCTTCGTCGAGGGGGAGAGCCCCCGCATCGCCTGGGAAGGAGATGGTCAGGCCGGAACGCCGCTCCCGTATTTTCGTGAGATGCACGTCGTCAACGCGACCAATGTCACCCCGCGCATGCGCCGGGTGCGTCTCAAGGGGCGCGATCTCGCACGTTTTGCAACGGGCGGCATGCATGTTCGGTTGCTTTTTCCTCCGAGCTCCGGACGTGCTCCCTCATGGCCCGTGATGGGCGAGGATGGGCGGCCCGTCGGGCCGCGCGGCGAGGATCGGCCGGTGATGCGGATTTATACGATCCGCGAGATCGATGTGGAGCGAAACGAGATTGAGATCGACTTTGTCCTGCACGAAGGAGACAACACGCCCGGCTCTACCTGGGCTTTACAGGCTCGTCCCGGCGATACAATCGGAATCATGGGTCCAGGTGGCGGCGAACTGCCCGCGGCCGACTGGTACCTTTTCGCGGGAGATGAGACGGCCCTCCCGGCCATCAGCCGCATCTTGGCGGAACTGCCCTCCGAATGCAGAGCGACCGTGCTTCTCGAAGTGGAGGATGCCAGCGAGGAGCAGCCTCTCTGCTCCAGGGCCGCACTGGACATTCGCTGGATGCACCGGAACGGAGCTCCCGCGGGAACGACGTCCCTCATCGAGGATGCCGTACGCGCGATCGACGTGCCTTCGGACGAGCGCCGCCGCTTCATCTGGGCCGGCTGCGAGCAGAAGAGCTGCCGATGTCTCAAGAGGCTCCTGCGTCAGGAATGGAAGATCCCGACCACGGAGCACCAAGTCGTTGCCTATTGGCGCGCTGGACATTCGGCCGATCAGGTTGAGCATTGA
- the fhuB gene encoding Fe(3+)-hydroxamate ABC transporter permease FhuB — protein sequence MTHRPFTLMWFVVFAAAVGLCGYQILCLFPLASGQRFDLNSILLFNSVLPRAVVALLSGAALGLSGALLQQTLRNPIADPSTLGISAGAQLAMTAATLFAPALMDTTRETVALVGGLTVTIMLMALSWRRGLEPITIVLAGMVVSLVAMALSATLILANGEYMMSLLIWGSGSLTQEGWGPVRALAFTLLVTFAACFLLIRPLELLGLADESARSLGVNLLALRLATLALAVWLATTVTAEVGLIGFVGLAAPTLARLGGARTQRDILLAAPLIGAAVLWLTDGLVQFTAHESAEMIPTGVATALLGGPLLLYLLPRLNLPRHASVSGQPAPSRRIMYPTPMLAALSFLVIAMITLALLVGRGPDGWNLATGRLLSDLLPFRAPRIVAAAAAGGMLAAAGMILQRMTDNPLASPEVLGVSAGAGIGLTAVLFTVSNATTGIRLAGGAVGVVVVLGALLAVASRQDRNPERLLLGGLAVGALCNALVNAAMITGDVRAFQLLAWLSGATNHITWAEASITVAVAALLLGLLPLIFRWLEIMPLGPDQARAIGLPLRTSRMALTVVAAGLTAAASLVVGPLSFVGLVAPHMARLVGFGRAHHQVLAAVLIGTGLMAGADWLSRIASFPYQVPLGLFASLIGGPYLVWLLHRNR from the coding sequence ATGACACATAGACCGTTCACGTTGATGTGGTTCGTGGTGTTTGCCGCCGCCGTGGGTTTATGCGGCTATCAAATCCTGTGCCTTTTCCCGCTGGCGAGCGGACAGAGGTTCGATCTCAACAGCATCCTTCTGTTCAACAGCGTGCTTCCGCGTGCCGTTGTGGCGTTGTTGTCGGGCGCCGCGCTCGGGCTTTCCGGCGCCCTCTTGCAGCAGACCCTGCGCAATCCGATCGCCGATCCGTCGACGCTCGGCATTTCAGCAGGCGCGCAACTTGCCATGACGGCGGCCACCCTATTCGCGCCTGCGCTCATGGATACAACACGTGAGACAGTCGCCCTTGTCGGTGGGCTGACCGTCACGATCATGCTCATGGCTCTGAGCTGGCGGCGTGGGCTCGAGCCGATCACCATCGTTCTTGCCGGAATGGTAGTGTCTCTCGTCGCGATGGCACTGAGTGCGACGCTGATCCTCGCCAATGGCGAATACATGATGTCGCTCCTGATCTGGGGCAGCGGCTCCCTGACTCAGGAAGGCTGGGGCCCGGTCCGGGCACTTGCGTTCACGCTGCTGGTCACCTTCGCGGCTTGTTTTCTCCTGATCCGGCCGCTGGAGCTTCTCGGTCTCGCCGATGAGAGCGCGCGCAGCCTCGGGGTCAATCTTCTGGCCTTACGCCTCGCGACCCTCGCTCTCGCCGTATGGCTCGCGACCACCGTCACGGCTGAGGTCGGCTTGATCGGATTCGTCGGGCTCGCGGCTCCGACGCTGGCTCGGCTGGGCGGTGCCCGCACGCAGCGCGACATTCTCTTGGCCGCGCCGCTCATCGGAGCCGCCGTCCTGTGGCTCACGGACGGTCTCGTTCAATTTACGGCCCATGAATCAGCCGAGATGATACCGACCGGAGTTGCCACGGCTCTCCTCGGAGGACCGCTTCTCCTGTATCTGCTGCCAAGGCTCAACCTGCCCCGCCATGCATCGGTTTCCGGACAGCCCGCGCCCTCACGGCGCATCATGTATCCCACCCCTATGCTAGCGGCGCTCTCGTTCCTTGTCATCGCGATGATCACCTTGGCACTCCTCGTCGGGCGTGGCCCCGACGGCTGGAACCTTGCGACGGGCCGGCTTCTCAGCGACCTTCTTCCGTTTCGCGCACCACGCATCGTCGCGGCAGCGGCTGCCGGGGGCATGCTGGCGGCCGCCGGGATGATCCTGCAGCGCATGACCGACAACCCTCTCGCGAGTCCGGAAGTCCTCGGTGTGAGTGCGGGCGCCGGCATTGGACTCACAGCGGTTCTCTTCACGGTATCGAACGCGACTACGGGCATCCGCCTCGCTGGAGGGGCCGTGGGCGTCGTTGTCGTATTGGGCGCACTCCTCGCAGTCGCCAGTCGGCAGGACCGAAATCCAGAGCGGCTCCTGCTTGGAGGCCTCGCCGTCGGAGCGCTGTGCAACGCCCTTGTCAACGCAGCAATGATCACGGGGGATGTGCGCGCCTTTCAACTCCTCGCCTGGCTCAGCGGCGCGACGAACCATATCACTTGGGCAGAGGCATCGATCACCGTCGCGGTGGCGGCGCTCCTGCTCGGGCTCCTGCCTCTGATCTTCCGCTGGCTTGAAATCATGCCTCTTGGCCCCGATCAAGCGCGGGCGATAGGATTGCCGCTTCGCACCAGCCGGATGGCGCTCACCGTCGTCGCCGCTGGCTTGACGGCAGCCGCCTCGCTTGTCGTCGGCCCGCTGAGCTTCGTCGGTCTTGTCGCACCCCATATGGCGCGGCTGGTCGGGTTCGGCCGTGCGCACCACCAGGTTCTGGCTGCGGTCCTGATCGGCACGGGATTGATGGCCGGAGCCGATTGGCTGTCCAGGATCGCGTCCTTTCCCTACCAGGTCCCTTTGGGTCTCTTCGCTTCACTCATCGGGGGACCGTACCTGGTCTGGCTCCTGCACCGGAACAGATAG
- a CDS encoding iron-siderophore ABC transporter substrate-binding protein, producing the protein MQPTSCHAAFAASRRHFLTAAVGSFLAGSVRAQPHQRTAVVDWAMFETLLALDVTPVAATELVQFRKIAVEPTVPSQVADLGLRGSPNFEMLRLSNPDLIVSSHWFSWIQDRLQQIAPVASYAVYEPGRPPYAPAEQITMTLGEKLGRTAQARSYIDAASLEIARASRRLAERTPRPVFLINLGDARHFRAFGYDSMFGDVLQRLGLRNAWAKRTSYAAAAPVPLEALAEVPEAWIVIISPVPPDAQSTLRDSPLWKALPAVREERVVVLPSINPFGALPAARRFARLLTGALAGAGGGVD; encoded by the coding sequence ATGCAGCCCACCTCATGTCACGCTGCATTCGCGGCGAGCCGACGCCACTTTCTGACAGCCGCGGTCGGTTCGTTCCTCGCCGGCAGCGTTAGGGCGCAGCCGCACCAGCGCACCGCCGTTGTGGACTGGGCCATGTTCGAGACCCTGCTCGCCCTGGACGTCACGCCCGTTGCCGCAACCGAACTCGTCCAATTTCGAAAAATCGCCGTCGAGCCGACTGTGCCGTCTCAGGTTGCCGATCTGGGCCTGAGAGGCTCACCGAATTTCGAGATGCTGCGCCTGTCCAATCCCGATCTGATCGTCAGTTCGCATTGGTTCTCCTGGATCCAGGATCGCCTCCAACAGATTGCTCCCGTGGCATCCTACGCGGTATACGAGCCCGGCCGCCCTCCCTACGCTCCAGCCGAGCAGATCACGATGACGCTCGGCGAAAAGCTTGGCCGGACTGCGCAGGCGCGGTCCTATATCGATGCAGCGTCCCTCGAGATCGCACGGGCCAGCCGCCGCCTTGCCGAGAGAACGCCACGGCCCGTTTTCCTCATCAACCTTGGTGATGCCCGGCACTTCAGGGCTTTTGGCTATGACAGCATGTTCGGCGACGTTCTCCAGCGCCTTGGGTTGAGGAATGCCTGGGCGAAGCGCACCAGCTATGCCGCGGCGGCACCAGTTCCCCTCGAGGCTCTCGCCGAGGTGCCCGAGGCCTGGATCGTCATCATCTCTCCAGTCCCTCCGGATGCACAAAGCACCCTGCGCGACAGTCCCCTGTGGAAGGCACTCCCGGCGGTCCGTGAAGAGCGCGTCGTGGTGCTCCCATCCATCAATCCGTTCGGCGCCCTTCCGGCGGCGCGCCGTTTCGCACGCCTGCTGACCGGCGCGCTCGCCGGTGCCGGAGGCGGCGTTGATTGA